ACGCTCGCTTGCAGGCGGGGGCCCTCTCGGTAGAGGACTCCGCCGACCTGATCGCGCGCGTGATGGAGGAACGTTATGGAGACCGGGCGGAAGACGTGGCGTAAGTCCAGCTACAGCAGCACCAATGGCGGCGAATGCGTCGAGTGCGCCCCCCTCGGTGCCATGGAGTGGCGCAAGTCGTCCTTCAGCGGCAGCAACGGCGGCGAGTGCGTCGAGGTCGCTACCGGTGCCCCCTGCGTCGCGATCCGTGACTCCAAGAACCCCGGCGGAGCCGTACTGACGGTCAACCGCGCCCACTTCGAGGACTTCATCAACTCCCTCTCCATGTAACTGAGTTACCAGCCAGTCTGTAACTCGGCTTACTGGCATCATTAACCGCATGGTGAGACGGGACGACCCGGAAGTCATCGGGCGCAGGGTCCAGCAGTTGCGGCACGAACGCGGGCTCACCCAGCGGCAGTTGGCCGAGCCCGCCTACACGCCCGCGTACATCTCCACGCTTGAGGCCGGCCGGGTCCGCCCCTCCGACGACGCGTTGCGCCACCTCGCCGAGCGACTCGGCGTCGCCTACGAGGAGTTGGCGACCGGCCGCCCCGCCCACCTCGCCACCGAACTCCGCCTGCGCCTCACCGAGGCCCAACGCACCCTGGCCACAGGGGAGTCGGAGGAGGCCACCAGGCAGTACGCCGACCTCTTGGAGGAGGCGGAGTCGCTGGGGCTGGCGGACGAGGAGGCCGTAGCACTGCTCGGGCTCGGCGAATGCGGCCTGGACACCGGCGACTTGACCGCCGCCCGCCTGCACTTCGAGCGCGCCGAGCAACGACTGGCCGACGAACCGCTCCCCGCCCGCGTTCCGGCGATCCGGGGCCGAGCGGTCGCCCACTACCTCACCGGTGAACTCCGTTACGCCGTCTACCTTTTGGAGTCGACGCTCGACGAGCTGAACCGGGGCGGCCTGCACGACCCCGACGCGCTGCTGCTGCTCTACGCGAGCGCGATAGGGCCGTACATGGACATGGGCGCGCACGCGAGGGCGGCCCAGGCGGCGGAGTTGGCGCTCGCGCTGGCGCCGCAGGTGGCGGACCCGGCGCTGCTCGCGCGGATGCACCGCTCGGTGGCGCGGACGCTGATAGCGGAGGGCAAGGTCGCCGAGGCGGACGCCTCCCTCGCCAAGGCCGCCGATCTGTACCGGCAGCTCCAGTTCCGTACCGAACTCGCCAACTGCCACTGGATGCGCGGCTATGTCTACGCCCAGGACGGCGAACTGGAGCGCGCCGAGGTCGAGTTGAGGCAGGCGCTGGCCATGCTGACGGCGAAGCGCGCGGCGCTGTACAGCAGTCAGGTCGCCGTAGAGCTGGCCGACGTACTCCACAAACGCGGCAAGTCCGACGAGGCCGCCGCCCTCCTCCACGACGTCCTCAGCGACCTCAGTTCCGAACGCGGCGCCCTGCACTCCGCCGCCGCCCACCGCCTCCTCGGCATCATCGCCGAGGACGCCCGCGACACGGACGCGGCCGAGGAGCACTACGTCCGCGCCCTCAGCCTCCTGGAACGCGCGGGCGCGGCCGGCGACCTGGCCGACCTGTGCCGCATGCTCGGCGACCTGCTCCGCCGCACCGGCCGGGTGGAGGCGGCCCTGGACGCGTACCGCACCGGCCTGGGCCACCGCACCGCCCCCGGCACGACGACCCTGGGCCCGGCCCCCGCACAGCCACCTCTTTGACAAATCGGGGATACCGCACAGCGCCGACGGTTACCGTGCGACGGACGAGTCGTAGCCGTAGTGGTGTGAAACGGGATGAGACAGGCGCGTGCGGGTGCAGAACGAACGGACGGTCGCCGACGGCCTGCGCCTGGCCGTACGCGCCATGGTCTACGCGGTCCTGGGCGGCGCGGCGCTGATCGCGATCGCGACTGTCGTCTCGGTCCTCGGCCCGATGGTCGCGATCGACCTCTACACCCCCGCAGTGGCGGCCTGGTGGACGGTCTTCACGGCGGTCGCCGTCCAGGGCGTCCCCTTCCTGCTGCTGGGCACGGTGGTGTCGGCGGCGATCGGAGCGTTCGTACCGGAACGGGTGTTCACCAAGCTCCTCCCCCGCAACCAGGCCCTCGCCGTCCCCATCGCGGGCGCGGCGGGAGCGGTCCTCCCCGGCTGCGAGTGCGCGTCGGTACCGGTGGCGAGCAGCCTGATGAGGCGGGGCGTGGCCCCGGCGGCGGCGCTGGCCTTCCTGCTCTCGGCCCCCGCGATCAACCCGGTCGTCCTGGTGGCGACCTCGATCGCGTTCCCGAACCAGCCGAAGATGGTGCTGGCCCGCCTGGTGGCATCGCTGGCGACGGCGGTGGTGATGGGGTGGCTGTGGGCGAGATTCGGCAGGGAGGAATGGCTACGCCTCCCGAAGCGGGCGCAAACGGCCGCCTCTTCGCCGACGACAGGCGTGAAGGCGTTCGTAGCAGGCCTACAGCACGACTTCCTCCACGCCGGCGGCTTCCTGGTCCTGGGCGCGGGGGCGGCGGCGACGTTCAACATCGCCGTACCGCGCTCGATCCTGGACATCTTCACGGGTTCGTCCTGGCTGTCGCTCCTCCTACTGGCCCTGCTGGCAGTGGTGTTGTGCGTATGCAGCGAGGCGGACGCGTTCGTGGCGGCCTCGCTGAGCGGCTTCTCCCCGGCGGCGAAACTGGCGTTCATGGTGGTGGGCCCGATGGTCGACCTGAAGCTCATCGCCCTCCAGGCAGGCACGTTCGGCCGCGCCTTCGCCTTCCGTTTCTCCTCGACGACGTGGCTGGTCGCGGTGGTCAGCAGCACGCTGGTGGGTTGGTGGTTGTTGTGAGGCGCTACGGCTCGGCGGTCCTGCTGTTGCTGATGGGCGGAGCGGTCCTACGGATCTCCCTCTTCAGCGAGCTGTATCTCCGGTATGTGCAGCCGGCGTTGAGGCCGTACCTGGTGGTGTCGGGGGCGCTGCTGATCCTGCTGGGTCTGGCAGCGGCGGTGAGGGGAATGCGGCAGAGGGAGCACGAGGAGGAGGGCGAGGAGGAGGGTGAGGAAGCGGAGGGGGAGGAAACGGAGGGGGAGGAGCACGCCCATGACCACTCCCACGCGCACTCCCACGGCGGCCCCCGCATCGCCTGGCTGTTGACGCTCCCGGCCCTGGCGCTCCTGCTGTTCCCTCCCCCCGCACTGGGCTCGTACAGCGCGTCACGCGAGGAGGCACAACGTGCGGCGCAGGGCGTGGGCACGTTCCCCGCCCTCCCCGCCGGAAAGGTGCTGGACATCTCGGTCGCCCAGTACAGCTCCCGCGCGATCTACGACACCGGCCACTCCCTCAAGGGCCGCACCCTCCGCATGACCGGCTTCGTCACCCACGGCTCAGGCGGCACCTGGTACCTCACCCGCCTCCTCGTCACCTGCTGCGCGGCCGACGCGACGATCAGCAAGGTCGAGATCCGGGGCGACGAAGTGGACGGCGCACCGCAGACGGACAGTTGGGTCACGGTTACGGGGACGTGGGTCCCCAAGGGCAAGCTGGGGACGGACGGGGCGTGGCCGCCGATTCTCAAGGCGACGGTCGTCAAGCAGGTGAAGGAACCGGCGGATCCGTACGACAAGCGGTGATCTGCGCCGCCCGCCGGTTCCTAGATCTGCACCCGCCCCTGCTTCTGCACGTCCGTGAGTCGCTGTGCCCCGATCTCCAGCGTCCGCTGTGTCGC
The nucleotide sequence above comes from Streptomyces sp. N50. Encoded proteins:
- a CDS encoding TIGR03943 family putative permease subunit, producing MRRYGSAVLLLLMGGAVLRISLFSELYLRYVQPALRPYLVVSGALLILLGLAAAVRGMRQREHEEEGEEEGEEAEGEETEGEEHAHDHSHAHSHGGPRIAWLLTLPALALLLFPPPALGSYSASREEAQRAAQGVGTFPALPAGKVLDISVAQYSSRAIYDTGHSLKGRTLRMTGFVTHGSGGTWYLTRLLVTCCAADATISKVEIRGDEVDGAPQTDSWVTVTGTWVPKGKLGTDGAWPPILKATVVKQVKEPADPYDKR
- a CDS encoding DUF397 domain-containing protein, which codes for METGRKTWRKSSYSSTNGGECVECAPLGAMEWRKSSFSGSNGGECVEVATGAPCVAIRDSKNPGGAVLTVNRAHFEDFINSLSM
- a CDS encoding permease; translation: MVYAVLGGAALIAIATVVSVLGPMVAIDLYTPAVAAWWTVFTAVAVQGVPFLLLGTVVSAAIGAFVPERVFTKLLPRNQALAVPIAGAAGAVLPGCECASVPVASSLMRRGVAPAAALAFLLSAPAINPVVLVATSIAFPNQPKMVLARLVASLATAVVMGWLWARFGREEWLRLPKRAQTAASSPTTGVKAFVAGLQHDFLHAGGFLVLGAGAAATFNIAVPRSILDIFTGSSWLSLLLLALLAVVLCVCSEADAFVAASLSGFSPAAKLAFMVVGPMVDLKLIALQAGTFGRAFAFRFSSTTWLVAVVSSTLVGWWLL
- a CDS encoding helix-turn-helix domain-containing protein — protein: MVRRDDPEVIGRRVQQLRHERGLTQRQLAEPAYTPAYISTLEAGRVRPSDDALRHLAERLGVAYEELATGRPAHLATELRLRLTEAQRTLATGESEEATRQYADLLEEAESLGLADEEAVALLGLGECGLDTGDLTAARLHFERAEQRLADEPLPARVPAIRGRAVAHYLTGELRYAVYLLESTLDELNRGGLHDPDALLLLYASAIGPYMDMGAHARAAQAAELALALAPQVADPALLARMHRSVARTLIAEGKVAEADASLAKAADLYRQLQFRTELANCHWMRGYVYAQDGELERAEVELRQALAMLTAKRAALYSSQVAVELADVLHKRGKSDEAAALLHDVLSDLSSERGALHSAAAHRLLGIIAEDARDTDAAEEHYVRALSLLERAGAAGDLADLCRMLGDLLRRTGRVEAALDAYRTGLGHRTAPGTTTLGPAPAQPPL